One genomic segment of Pogoniulus pusillus isolate bPogPus1 chromosome 21, bPogPus1.pri, whole genome shotgun sequence includes these proteins:
- the C21H5orf22 gene encoding UPF0489 protein C5orf22 homolog, protein MNGGAPGAGSGDGSRRDCLRTYPVLPVWVVEDHQDVLPFIYRAIGSKHLPASNISFVHLDSHPDLLIPVNMPADTVFDKEALFNELSIENWIMPAVYAGHISQVLWLHPPWAQQISEGKHQFLIGKDVSTTTIRVTGTDHYFLSDGLYVPADQLENQKPLNLHVILISPTETSNRQEENGEVAAAKRLKLNTGDAANIASASSSVAPGNLDHSTPSLKKKEVQNASGLNKAETLSECPASSCLRNNECPVRGVIKDICQVLQKGDPYVLDIDLDFFSVKNPFKEMYTQTEYELLQELYNFKKPERNATEESLLDCVESRVHQLEDLEAAFADLCDNDDEETLQKWASYPGMKPLVQLVHSLKSRMESPDYEMVHQAGLTCDYMELPHHVSTEEEMEGLIQSIKVLLKDLPKPTLVTVARSSLDDYCPPEQVDIIQEKVLNLLGSVYGTLDVHLDYLSTSPSL, encoded by the exons ATGAACGGCGGAGCCCCGGGGGCTGGCAGCGGGGACGGGTCCCGCAGGGACTGCCTGCGGACCTACCCGGTGCTGCCAGTGTGGGTGGTGGAGGACCATCAGGAC GTGCTGCCTTTCATCTATCGGGCCATTGGTTCAAAGCATCTTCCTGCCAGCAACATCAGCTTTGTTCATCTTGATTCCCATCCAGACCTTCTCATTCCTGTGAATATGCCTGCAGACACTGTATTTGACAAAGAAGCTCTTTTTAA TGAATTAAGTATTGAGAACTGGATAATGCCTGCTGTTTATGCTGGCCATATTTCTCAAGTACTATGGCTTCACCcaccctgggctcagcagatcTCAGAAGGCAAACATCAATTTTTAATTGGGAAAGATGTATCAACAACTACAATCAG GGTTACAGGTACAGATCATTACTTTTTAAGTGATGGTCtttatgtccctgctgaccagCTAGAAAACCAGAAGCCTTTAAATTTACATGTCATTCTCATCAGTCCTACTGAAACATCAAacagacaggaagaaaatggTGAAGTAGCAGCTGCTAAGAGATTGAAGCTAAATACGGGTGACGCAGCAAACATCGCTTCTGCCTCTTCATCAGTGGCTCCTGGTAACCTCGATCACAGCACTCCGAGTCTGAAGAAAAAGGAAGTACAAAATGCAAGTGGCCTAAACAAGGCAGAAACATTGTCAGAGTGCCCAGCTTCAAGCTGTCTCAGAAACAATGAATGCCCAGTAAGGGGAGTTATTAAAGATATCTGCCAAGTACTGCAGAAAGGTGACCCATATGTTTTAGACATCGACTTAGATTTCTTTTCAGTTAAAAACCCTTTCAAAGAAATGTACACACAG ACAGAATATGAGCTTTTGCAAGAGTTGTACAATTTCAAGAAGCCTGAGAGAAATGCAACAGAG GAGAGCTTGCTGGATTGTGTAGAAAGCCGTGTTCATCAGCTGGAAGATTTGGAAGCAGCATTTGCAGATTTGTGTGACAATGACGATGAAGAGACCCTACAGAAGTGGGCTTCCTATCCTGG AATGAAGCCACTTGTTCAACTAGTTCACAGTTTGAAAAGCAGGATGGAAAGCCCAGACTATGAAATG GTCCATCAGGCTGGGCTGACCTGTGATTATATGGAGCTTCCTCACCATGTTAGCACTGAAGAGGAGATGGAAGGCCTCATACAGTCCATTAAAGTTCTACTAAAAGATCTGCCGAAGCCCACACTTGTGACAGTTGCTCG ATCGAGTTTGGATGACTATTGCCCTCCAGAGCAGGTTGACATCATTCAAGAGAAGGTTCTCAATTTACTGGGTTCAGTGTATGGCACTCTGGATGTGCACTTAGATTACTTGAGCACCTCACCTTCTTTGTGA